One part of the Ursus arctos isolate Adak ecotype North America unplaced genomic scaffold, UrsArc2.0 scaffold_16, whole genome shotgun sequence genome encodes these proteins:
- the GTSF1L gene encoding gametocyte-specific factor 1-like: MEPEALEICPYNPHHRVPLSRFQYHLASCRKKNPKKAKKMASCKYNACHVVPIKKLEEHEAACVNRSTMEEEDSLRPLKVSLPSSEQNGKAPQTFVPQKLVCESDTRESEREAHPPSVTTPQKTLRPGE; this comes from the exons ATGGAGCCAGAAGCCTTAGAAATTTGCCCTTACAACCCTCACCACCGAGTCCCACTCAGCAGATTTCAGTACCACCTGGCATCCTGCAGGAAAAAGAACCCCAAGAAAGCCAAAAAGATGGCCAGTTGCAAATACAACGCCTGCCACGTGGTCCCCATCAAAAAGCTGGAGGAGCACGAGGCTGCCTGCGTCAACAGAAGCACaatggaggaggaggacagcTTGCGCCCTCTGAAAGTTAGCCTTCCAAGTTCAGAGCAGAATGGAAAGGCCCCTC AGACTTTTGTTCCCCAAAAGCTTGTTTGTGAAAGCGATacaagagagtcagagagagaggccCACCCCCCATCCGTGACCACCCCCCAGAAGACCCTCAGACCAGGAGAGTAA
- the MYBL2 gene encoding myb-related protein B isoform X4: protein MSRRTRGEELDELHYQDTDSDVPEQRDSKCKVKWTHEEDEQLRSLVRQFGQQDWKFLASHFPNRTDQQCQYRWLRVLNPDLVKGPWTKEEDQKVIELVKKYGTKQWTLIAKHLKGRLGKQCRERWHNHLNPEVKKSCWTEEEDRIICEAHKVLGNRWAEIAKMLPGRTDNAVKNHWNSTIKRKVDTGGFLSESKDCKPPVYLLLELEDKDGCQSAHPVEEQGSLMTSWPPALPAMKEEESSEEEAMAATTSKEQGAVPADLDGVRTPEPLEDFPKREDQEGSSPETSLPYKWVVEAANLLIPAVGSSLSEALDLIESDPDAWCDLSKFDLPEEPSAEGSISNSPVQPSPSQQQLAPPPRQPAAPVPSVTEYRLDGHTISDLSRSSRGELIPISPSTEVGGLGIGTPPSVLKRQKKRRVALSPVTENSASLSFLDSCNSLTPKSTPVKTLPFSPSQFLNFWNKQDTLELESPSLTSTPVCSQKVVVTTPLHRDKTPLHQKHAAFVTPDQKYSMDNTPHTPTPFKNALEKYGPLKPLPQTPHLEEDLKEVLRSEAGIELIIEDEARPEKQKRKAGLRRSPIKKVRKSLALDIVDEDVKLVMSTLPKPTNVLSSSSSLTVPGIKEDTSLLNEGFLQAKPEKPVAAPKPRSHFPTPAPMTNAWKTVACGGTRDQLFMQEKARQLLGRLKPSHTSRTLILS, encoded by the exons AACCGCACCGACCAGCAGTGCCAGTACCGGTGGCTGAGGGTCTTGAATCCAGACCTCGTCAAGGGGCCATGGACCAAAGAGGAGGATCAAAAG GTCATCGAGCTGGTCAAGAAGTACGGCACGAAGCAGTGGACACTGATTGCCAAGCACCTGAAGGGCCGGCTGGGGAAGCAGTGCCGTGAGCGCTGGCACAACCACCTCAACCCCGAGGTGAAGAAGTCCTGCTGGACTGAGGAGGAGGACCGCATCATCTGTGAGGCCCACAAGGTGCTCGGCAACCGCTGGGCCGAGATTGCCAAGATGCTGCCAGGGAG GACGGACAATGCTGTGAAGAATCACTGGAACTCCACCATCAAAAGGAAGGTGGACACGGGTGGCTTCCTGAGTGAGTCCAAAGACTGCAAGCCCCCTGTGTACTTGCTGCTGGAGCTCGAGGACAAGGACGGCTGCCAGAGTGCCCACCCTGTGGAGGAGCAG GGAAGTCTTATGACCAGCTGGCCCCCCGCGCTTCCTGCcatgaaggaagaggaaagcagTGAGGAGGAGGCCATGGCAGCCACCACATCTAAGGAGCAGGGAGCTGTCCCTGCAGACCTGGATGGAGTGCGAACTCCGGAGCCCTTGGAGGACTTCCCGAAGCGTGAAGACCAGGAGGGCTCCTCGCCGGAAACCAGCCTGCCCTACAAGTGGGTGGTGGAGGCTGCAAACCTCCTCATCCCTGCCGTGGGGTCCAGCCTCTCGGAAGCCCTGGACTTGATCGAGTCG GACCCTGATGCTTGGTGTGACCTGAGTAAATTTGACCTGCCCGAGGAGCCGTCCGCGGAGGGCAGCATCAGCAACAGCCCGGTGCAGCCGTCCCCGTCACAGCAGCAGCTGGCGCCGCCGCCCCGCCAGCCCGCTGCCCCGGTGCCCAGTGTGACCGAGTACCGCCTGGACGGCCACACCATCTCAGACCTGAGCCGGAGCAGTCGGGGCGAGCTGATCCCCATTTCCCCCAGCACTGAAGTGGGGGGCTTGGGCATCGGCACGCCGCCTTCGGTGCTCAAGCGACAGAAGAAGAGGCGTGTCGCCCTGTCCCCTGTCACAGAGAACAGTGCCAGCCTGTCCTTCCTGGACTCCTGTAACAGCCTCACCCCCAAGAGCACACCCGTCAAGACCCTGCCCTTCTCGCCCTCTCAG TTTCTGAACTTCTGGAACAAACAGGACACACTGGAGCTGGAGAGCCCCTCACTGACGTCCACCCCGGTGTGCAGCCAGAAGGTGGTGGTCACCACACCCCTGCACCGGGATAAGACACCCCTGCACCAGAAACACGCAGC GTTTGTAACCCCAGATCAGAAGTACTCCATGGACAACACTCCCCATACGCCAACCCCGTTCAAGAATGCCCTGGAGAAGTACGGACCACTAAAGCCCCTG ccccagaccCCACACTTGGAGGAGGACTTGAAAGAGGTGCTGCGCTCGGAGGCCGGCATCGAGCTCATCATTGAGGACGAAGCGAGGCCtgagaagcagaagaggaaggcTGGG CTGCGGCGGAGCCCCATCAAGAAGGTCCGCAAGTCCCTGGCTCTTGACATCGTGGATGAGGATGTGAAGCTGGTGATGTCCACACTGCCCAAG CCGACAAATGTCCTGTCAAGCTCCTCCAGCCTCACGGTGCCAGGCATCAAAGAGGACACCAGCCTCCTCAACGAGGGCTTCCTGCAGGCCAAGCCCGAGAAGCCGGTGGCAGCCCCGAAGCCCCGAAGCCACTTTCCAACACCTGCCCCT ATGACCAACGCCTGGAAGACGGTGGCCTGCGGGGGGACCAGGGACCAGCTCTTCATGCAAGAGAAAGCCCGGCAGCTCCTGGGCCGCTTGAAGCCCAGCCACACTTCTCGGACCCTCATCTTGTCCTGA
- the MYBL2 gene encoding myb-related protein B isoform X3: protein MSRRTRGEELDELHYQDTDSDVPEQRDSKCKVKWTHEEDEQLRSLVRQFGQQDWKFLASHFPNRTDQQCQYRWLRVLNPDLVKGPWTKEEDQKVIELVKKYGTKQWTLIAKHLKGRLGKQCRERWHNHLNPEVKKSCWTEEEDRIICEAHKVLGNRWAEIAKMLPGRTDNAVKNHWNSTIKRKVDTGGFLSESKDCKPPVYLLLELEDKDGCQSAHPVEEQGSLMTSWPPALPAMKEEESSEEEAMAATTSKEQGAVPADLDGVRTPEPLEDFPKREDQEGSSPETSLPYKWVVEAANLLIPAVGSSLSEALDLIESDPDAWCDLSKFDLPEEPSAEGSISNSPVQPSPSQQQLAPPPRQPAAPVPSVTEYRLDGHTISDLSRSSRGELIPISPSTEVGGLGIGTPPSVLKRQKKRRVALSPVTENSASLSFLDSCNSLTPKSTPVKTLPFSPSQFLNFWNKQDTLELESPSLTSTPVCSQKVVVTTPLHRDKTPLHQKHAAFVTPDQKYSMDNTPHTPTPFKNALEKYGPLKPLPQTPHLEEDLKEVLRSEAGIELIIEDEARPEKQKRKAGLRRSPIKKVRKSLALDIVDEDVKLVMSTLPKVLSLPTNVLSSSSSLTVPGIKEDTSLLNEGFLQAKPEKPVAAPKPRSHFPTPAPMTNAWKTVACGGTRDQLFMQEKARQLLGRLKPSHTSRTLILS from the exons AACCGCACCGACCAGCAGTGCCAGTACCGGTGGCTGAGGGTCTTGAATCCAGACCTCGTCAAGGGGCCATGGACCAAAGAGGAGGATCAAAAG GTCATCGAGCTGGTCAAGAAGTACGGCACGAAGCAGTGGACACTGATTGCCAAGCACCTGAAGGGCCGGCTGGGGAAGCAGTGCCGTGAGCGCTGGCACAACCACCTCAACCCCGAGGTGAAGAAGTCCTGCTGGACTGAGGAGGAGGACCGCATCATCTGTGAGGCCCACAAGGTGCTCGGCAACCGCTGGGCCGAGATTGCCAAGATGCTGCCAGGGAG GACGGACAATGCTGTGAAGAATCACTGGAACTCCACCATCAAAAGGAAGGTGGACACGGGTGGCTTCCTGAGTGAGTCCAAAGACTGCAAGCCCCCTGTGTACTTGCTGCTGGAGCTCGAGGACAAGGACGGCTGCCAGAGTGCCCACCCTGTGGAGGAGCAG GGAAGTCTTATGACCAGCTGGCCCCCCGCGCTTCCTGCcatgaaggaagaggaaagcagTGAGGAGGAGGCCATGGCAGCCACCACATCTAAGGAGCAGGGAGCTGTCCCTGCAGACCTGGATGGAGTGCGAACTCCGGAGCCCTTGGAGGACTTCCCGAAGCGTGAAGACCAGGAGGGCTCCTCGCCGGAAACCAGCCTGCCCTACAAGTGGGTGGTGGAGGCTGCAAACCTCCTCATCCCTGCCGTGGGGTCCAGCCTCTCGGAAGCCCTGGACTTGATCGAGTCG GACCCTGATGCTTGGTGTGACCTGAGTAAATTTGACCTGCCCGAGGAGCCGTCCGCGGAGGGCAGCATCAGCAACAGCCCGGTGCAGCCGTCCCCGTCACAGCAGCAGCTGGCGCCGCCGCCCCGCCAGCCCGCTGCCCCGGTGCCCAGTGTGACCGAGTACCGCCTGGACGGCCACACCATCTCAGACCTGAGCCGGAGCAGTCGGGGCGAGCTGATCCCCATTTCCCCCAGCACTGAAGTGGGGGGCTTGGGCATCGGCACGCCGCCTTCGGTGCTCAAGCGACAGAAGAAGAGGCGTGTCGCCCTGTCCCCTGTCACAGAGAACAGTGCCAGCCTGTCCTTCCTGGACTCCTGTAACAGCCTCACCCCCAAGAGCACACCCGTCAAGACCCTGCCCTTCTCGCCCTCTCAG TTTCTGAACTTCTGGAACAAACAGGACACACTGGAGCTGGAGAGCCCCTCACTGACGTCCACCCCGGTGTGCAGCCAGAAGGTGGTGGTCACCACACCCCTGCACCGGGATAAGACACCCCTGCACCAGAAACACGCAGC GTTTGTAACCCCAGATCAGAAGTACTCCATGGACAACACTCCCCATACGCCAACCCCGTTCAAGAATGCCCTGGAGAAGTACGGACCACTAAAGCCCCTG ccccagaccCCACACTTGGAGGAGGACTTGAAAGAGGTGCTGCGCTCGGAGGCCGGCATCGAGCTCATCATTGAGGACGAAGCGAGGCCtgagaagcagaagaggaaggcTGGG CTGCGGCGGAGCCCCATCAAGAAGGTCCGCAAGTCCCTGGCTCTTGACATCGTGGATGAGGATGTGAAGCTGGTGATGTCCACACTGCCCAAGGTGCTGTCCTTG CCGACAAATGTCCTGTCAAGCTCCTCCAGCCTCACGGTGCCAGGCATCAAAGAGGACACCAGCCTCCTCAACGAGGGCTTCCTGCAGGCCAAGCCCGAGAAGCCGGTGGCAGCCCCGAAGCCCCGAAGCCACTTTCCAACACCTGCCCCT ATGACCAACGCCTGGAAGACGGTGGCCTGCGGGGGGACCAGGGACCAGCTCTTCATGCAAGAGAAAGCCCGGCAGCTCCTGGGCCGCTTGAAGCCCAGCCACACTTCTCGGACCCTCATCTTGTCCTGA